From Carya illinoinensis cultivar Pawnee chromosome 5, C.illinoinensisPawnee_v1, whole genome shotgun sequence, one genomic window encodes:
- the LOC122308941 gene encoding uncharacterized protein LOC122308941, which translates to MGNEYNRFHHQGLHLYSRTTFLPILCSRTSMKDVAILPKWEDRSVSSDDPLSPKIGCMGQVKRNNRVVGFPTSQKLTLTTKHNANSSSSSNSNDSVKYSKLMKLFSCKSLAATTTATTVTAPATTVRCRSRRRVNMSGAIGRKSNHSSENRVSTSIVDLDPPLPVIKRVQKPQGEEVDNLWKRRSGGVALKTLQLQQIHHPKHHLQPTTV; encoded by the coding sequence ATGGGCAATGAATACAATCGTTTCCACCACCAAGGCCTGCATCTCTATTCAAGAACTACATTCTTGCCCATTTTATGTTCAAGAACTTCCATGAAAGATGTGGCAATACTTCCGAAATGGGAAGATCGCTCGGTGTCCTCTGACGATCCTTTGTCCCCGAAAATCGGTTGCATGGGTCAGGTCAAGAGGAACAACAGAGTTGTTGGCTTCCCTACCTCTCAAAAACTCACTCTCACCACCAAACATAATGCtaacagcagcagcagcagcaacagcaaCGACTCTGTCAAGTACTCCAAGCTCATGAAACTCTTCTCTTGTAAAAGCCTTGCCGCAACCACTACTGCCACCACTGTCACCGCCCCGGCCACCACTGTAAGATGTCGAAGCCGGAGACGAGTGAACATGAGTGGTGCAATTGGGCGCAAGAGTAatcatagtagcgagaaccgtGTTTCTACTAGCATCGTTGATTTGGATCCTCCATTACCGGTGATCAAGCGGGTGCAAAAACCTCAAGGAGAGGAAGTGGACAATCTTTGGAAGAGGAGATCTGGTGGGGTAGCACTGAAAACTCTACAGCTTCAACAGATTCATCATCCTAAGCATCATCTTCAACCTACCACTGTTTGA